TCACCACCAACGGCGACCGTCCGGCTCTCATGGACGACATCGCGCTCGTCAGGCCCACCCATCTGCACCTCGTTCCGCGCATGTGGGAGATCGTCCACCACGAGGTCCAGATCGTTGTCGAGCGGCTTCTCGCCGAAGGTGGCGGCGCCCACACCTCCTCGAGTGACATCCGCTCCACGATCGAGGAGCAGCTGTGCGAGTCGATGATCGGCGGACGTCAGATCCTCGCCGTGGTCACGGGCGCGCCGATATCGACGGAGCTGAAGCACTGGGTGCAGTCCTTCTTGGATGTGCCCTTGATCGACCTGTACGGCTCAACAGAGGCGGGCATGATCTCCATCAACGGACGCATCGTCCGACCGCCGGTCACCGAATACCGCCTCGCCGACGTTCCCGATCTGGGCTATTACTCGACTGATGAGCCGCATCCGCGCGGCGAACTCCTCATCAAATCCGGAGGCCTGTTCGGTGGTTACTACCGGCGACCCGATGTGACGTCCTCGGTGATCGACGCCGACGGCTGGTACCACACCGGCGACATCGTGGCGCAAATCGGGCCGGACCACGTCGCCTACGTGGACCGAACGAGTAACGTGCTCAAGCTGTCCCAGGGCGAGTTCGTCGCTGCGGCGACCCTGGAGGGTGCATATGTCAGCCACCCCATGATCGGTCAGATCTACGTCTACGGCTCGAGCACCCGCTCGTATCTGCTGGCCGTCATCGTGCCCACCGCCATCGCCCTGGCTCGTTCCAAGGGAGACCGGAGCCTGCTGCGGTCGCTGCTCACCGAGGCGCTCAGGGAGACGGCACGCCACAACGCTCTGCGCGCGTACGAGGTGCCCGGCGACTTCCTCATCGAGGAGCTACCCTTCGCTCTGGCGAACGGACTGCTCACCGGACCGGGGAAGCCGGCGAGGGCGGCGTTGAAGCGCCGGTACGGGAAAGTGCTCGAGGAGTTGTACGCCGCGAATGACGAATCCCTTGGGCAACGTCGCCGTGCACTGGCGGAGAACCGAGACTCGAAATCGACCCGCGAAACGGTCCGCGACGCCGCACTCGTCGTGACCGGATCCCCGGAAGCCGACCTGCCTGCCGATTCTCGTTTCGCGGACATCGGCGGTGACTCGCTGTCCGCGGTGACCTTCCGCAACGCCCTCCGTGATCTCTTCGGTGTCGAGATCCCGGTGAGTGAAATCCTGAGCCCCGTCACCGATCTGAGCGTGATCGCCGACCGGGTGGACGCACACCGGCGGAGTGACTCGGTGAGGCCCACCTTCGCCTCCGTGCACGGAGCGAATGCGCGTGAGGTCAGGGCTCGGGACCTCGCCCTCGACGCGTTCATCGACGCGCCGACGCTGCACGCCGGACCGTCGCTCCCCGTGACACTGACGGGCTCGACGGTGCTGTTGACGGGTGCCACCGGATTCCTCGGCCGCCACGTCGCGCTGCGATACCTCGAGACCGCCGGCTGGCCTGTGGCCAAACTGATCTGCTTGATCCGCGGTCGCGACGACGCCGATGCCGCGGCGCGCCTGGACCGAAGCTTCGAGGGCGGTGACCCATTCGTATACGGTAGGTACCTGACCCTGGCGGACACGCGCCTCGAGGTCGTCGCCGGCGACATGACGGAGTTCCGCCTCGGTCTCGACGACCGCACGTGGCAACGCCTCGCCGCCACCGTCGACGTCATCGTGGACACCGCGGCCCTCGTCAATCACGTGCTGCCCTATGACGAACTGTTCGACGTCAACGTCGGCGGCGCCGCCGAACTGATTCGACTGGCGATGACCACCATGAGGAAACCGATCAAGTACGTGTCGACGATCGCAGTCGGGGATCAGATATCACCACCGGAGTTCACCGAGTGTGCCGACGTGCGTGCAATGAGCCCCATCCGCAGGGTCGGCGACGAGTACGCCAACGGCTACGCGAACAGCAAGTGGGCCGCCGAAGTGCTGTTGCGCCAGGCACACGAGCGGTGCGGCATTCCCGTTACGGTCTTCCGGTGCGACATGATCCTCGCTGACGTCGGCCTAGTCGGGGGTCTCAATCTGCCGGACATGTTCACCAGGTTCGTCTTCAGCGTCCTGGCGACCGGCATGGCTCCGGATTCCTTCTACACCAGCTTGGCCGACGGGCAGA
The Mycolicibacterium arabiense genome window above contains:
- the car gene encoding carboxylic acid reductase, encoding MSKASAAARPLDIGVSQEDRLRHRVDRLLACDLEFAAARPDDAVQQELLRPDVRLFDVVRTVAHRYASRPALAQRATRLTTDGSGNTVAELRPSFATISYRELWRRVEAMISSLTSGPAPLNPGDRVVILGFSGIDYTVIDLAATLAGALVVPLQSGVATEQLSALADETQPVLIFTDVDLIEKAVDLALVAHAPPRIIAFGYDERVSAHRESLDAARVRASGERCDLVVEPLGDFSARGSRFRAPNRPDGDLDAPALLIYSSGSTGTPKGATISERAVVGFWKSLSSGAFGDAARYPAISLCALPLSHAAGRISVAMALWSGGTAYFTTNGDRPALMDDIALVRPTHLHLVPRMWEIVHHEVQIVVERLLAEGGGAHTSSSDIRSTIEEQLCESMIGGRQILAVVTGAPISTELKHWVQSFLDVPLIDLYGSTEAGMISINGRIVRPPVTEYRLADVPDLGYYSTDEPHPRGELLIKSGGLFGGYYRRPDVTSSVIDADGWYHTGDIVAQIGPDHVAYVDRTSNVLKLSQGEFVAAATLEGAYVSHPMIGQIYVYGSSTRSYLLAVIVPTAIALARSKGDRSLLRSLLTEALRETARHNALRAYEVPGDFLIEELPFALANGLLTGPGKPARAALKRRYGKVLEELYAANDESLGQRRRALAENRDSKSTRETVRDAALVVTGSPEADLPADSRFADIGGDSLSAVTFRNALRDLFGVEIPVSEILSPVTDLSVIADRVDAHRRSDSVRPTFASVHGANAREVRARDLALDAFIDAPTLHAGPSLPVTLTGSTVLLTGATGFLGRHVALRYLETAGWPVAKLICLIRGRDDADAAARLDRSFEGGDPFVYGRYLTLADTRLEVVAGDMTEFRLGLDDRTWQRLAATVDVIVDTAALVNHVLPYDELFDVNVGGAAELIRLAMTTMRKPIKYVSTIAVGDQISPPEFTECADVRAMSPIRRVGDEYANGYANSKWAAEVLLRQAHERCGIPVTVFRCDMILADVGLVGGLNLPDMFTRFVFSVLATGMAPDSFYTSLADGQNAAHYDALPVTFVAEAITGLAAASDPSAHVTYHVANPHSDGIGMDTFVDWLIEDGHAITRVGPYAEWLRRFETALRALPDEQRRLSLLPLLHDYRRPRRPDEGSAVPVDRFRAAVGHAGLGERGEIPHIQPSSVRLYAAELKRIGLL